Below is a genomic region from Microbacterium sp. LWO12-1.2.
AGGCGAGTACGGCGACCCGATCGAGGTCGTCCCGCCCACCACCGACTCGACGGGCTGAGTGCGGCTCTACGCGGCGGGCGGCACCCGGTCGGCGAGGATGGCGCGGCGTTGGTCGCCGATCCTGGCGAGGATCAGGGTGGCACTGCGGTCCCCGCGTAGCGTGAGCTTCTTGCGGAACGCCGCCGGGTCGATGTCGACTCCGCGCTTCTTGATCTCCAGAGTGCCGATGCCCTCAGCCTTCAGCACCGCGCTGATCGCCTTGGGGTTCGCGGCCATGGTCTCGCGCACCCGGAACGTCTGCACGAACGGACTGGTGACCGCGGCGTCCGAGGTGAGATAGGCGATCCGCGGGTCGAGCATCCCGGCATCCAGACTCCGTGCCACGTCGCCGATCAGGCGAGCGCGGATCACGGCGCCGTCGGGCTCGTGCAGGAAAGCGCCCAGCTCGCGAGCCGGCTCGTCCTCCGCGTCTGCGCTCGCCGTCAGCTCGTGCGACCGGTCGCCTCGCATCACCAGCGCCGCGCGTCTGACGCCGGTGCGGGCCAGCGCTCCTGTCCAGACCACGAGCTCCACGACGCTCCCGTCGGCACTCACCCACTGTGCTTCTGCGTCGCCGGGGAGGGCATCGCGGTCGTGCGCCGGACCGAGTTTGATGCCGGTCGGGACGCGGGAGGCGAGGTCGAATGCCCAGTCCAGCGAGGGGGAGTAGTCGTCGGCGGAGACGCGCCTGGTCTCGCTGTGTCCGGAGGTGCGGCGTGCGGGGTCCATCCACACTGCGCCGCTGGTCGACAGGTCGGCCTCTTCGGCGGTGCCGTGCCGCACGACGGCTCCCGAGCCTTCGCCCTCGACGGGACCGAAGGGCGCGAGGTTGTACGCGGCGATGGCGGCCGTGACCTCGTCCGCGTCGACCGCGAGCACGTCGAGGCCCGCCCCGGCGAAGGCGAGCGCATCGCCGCCGATGCCGCAGCCGAGATCAGCGACGTTCGTGATACCGGCCCGGCGGATGCGCTGGGCGTGACGCACCGCGACCGGCAGACGGGTGGCCTGTTCGAGCCCGGCGCGGGTGAACAGCATCCGCGCGGCGAACGCGCCGAACTTCGCGGATGCCTTCGCACGCAGATGCGCTTGGCCGACGACCGCGGAGACCAGATCGGGAGAGTGGCCTGCGGCGCGCAGCCGCGACACGGCACGGGTGACCTCGGCGGTGGAGTCGATCGGTCCGAGGCCGTCGAGCAGCTCCAGACCGTCGGGGGTCAACAGGGCCTGCAGTTCGGACATCTCCACGTGCCCAGCCTAGGCTGCCGGCGCCGCGGCGGAGGTGCTCCGCACGACCCGGATTGGCACTCGCATTGCATGAGTGCCAGCGGAACGCATAGACTGGATTAGCACTCTCGGGTTGAGAGTGCGAACAAGTCTTTCGTGTCAGCGTCAAGAAAGAAGAGGTAGACCGTGTCGGTTTCCATCAAGCCGCTCGAGGACCGCATCGTCATCAAGCAGGTCGAGGCCGAGCAGACCACCGCCAGTGGCCTGGTCATCCCCGACACCGCCAAGGAGAAGCCCCAGGAGGGTGAGGTCGTGGCGGTCGGCCCCGGTCGCATCGACGACAACGGCAACCGTGTTCCGCTCGACGTCGCCGTGGGCGACCGCGTGCTCTACAGCAAGTACGGCGGCACCGAGGTGAAGTTCGGCGCAGACGAGTTCCTCGTCCTGTCGGCCCGCGACGTCCTCGCGGTCGTCGTTCGCTGAACCAGCGTTCCTCGAAGGGGCTCGGGTGCTACGGCACTCGGGCCCCTTCTGCGTTCCCGGGGATGCCCGGTAGCGCGCACGGCCAGGCGGCATCCGTTTCCTGCCAAACTCGGCGCCCTCGCTGACACCCGCCCCAGAGAGGCTCAGCGCGGGCATAGGGTTGTGCGGTGACCCCCGATACGACCAACCGCGCGACGCAGACGGCCGGGGTCGGATTCGCCGGTGCCGCCTACCTCCTCTGGGGTGTCCTTCCCCTCTACTTCCTCCTTCTCGCGCCCACCGGGCCGTGGGAGGTCGTCGCCTGGCGCGTGCTGCTCTCCTTCGTGTTCTGCCTGCTGCTGCTCACGGCGATGCGCGGATGGGCGGCCTTCCACGCGATCATCCGTCAGCCGAAGCTGCTCGGATGGACCGCACTGGCCGGGCTCCTGATCTACGTCAACTGGCAGGTCTTCCTCATCGGCACGCTGAACAACAACGTCGTCGAGACCAGCCTCGGCTACTTCATCAACCCGATCACCACGGTGCTGCTCGGAGTCTTCGTGCTGAAGGAGCGCATCCGCCGCCTCCAGTGGGCTGCCATCGCCATCGCGGCGATCGCCGTCATCGTGATCGTGGTCGCCCACCGCTCGTTCCCGTGGATCGCGCTCTCACTGACGGCATCCTTCGGCATCTACGGCCTCATCAAGAAGAAGATCGGCCCCGCGGTCGATGCCGTCAGCGGACTGACGCTCGAGTCCTTCTGGCTGATCCCGATCGCGATCGTGCAGCTGATCATCGTCGCGCAGACCCCCGCCGGCCTGACGATGGGAACCCAGGGTGGATGGCACGCGACCCTGCTCGCCCTGGCCGGCGTCGCCACTGCGGTGCCGCTGCTGCTCTTCGCGGCGGGCACGCGACGTGTGAACCTGACCGTGATCGGGATGATCCAGTTCATCACCCCGGTGATGCAGTTCATCATCGGGGTCGCGGTGCTGAACGAACCGATGCCGCCGGAGCGCTGGGCAGGGTTCATCATCGTCTGGATCGCCATCACGGTCTTCCTCGTCGACCTGGTTCTCGCCACCCGCCGCGGCCGTCTGATCGCGCAGGCCGAGTTCATCTGATTCCGAGGTCCAGAGCGGCAGGAACCCGGTGTCGGATCGTTAACGCACCGAGATACTTGCGACCCCTCAGCGCGCGTCTCACGCCCTAGGGTTAGAGCACCCGACCGTGGTCTCGATCCACGTTCAGTTACGCAAGGGAGCACCAATGAACGCATTGAAGGGTTCGCGTACCGCGAAGGTCTTCGCAGGGATCGCGCTGCTCAGCGCGTCCGCCGTCGTCGTCGCTGGTTGTAGCAGCACACCCTCCGACGAGGGGACGGGTGGCGAGAAGCCGGCCGCCGACCTCACACTCAAGCTCGGCTCGCTGCTGCCCCAGACGGGTTCGCTGGCGTTCCTCGGACCGCCCATGGAGTCCGGCGTCGGCCTGGCCGTGCAGGAGGTCAACGATGCGAAGGCCGGCGTCACGATCGAGCTGACCGCCGAAGACGAGGGCGACACCGACACGAAGGCGTACGAGACGTCGATCACCAAGCTCCAGGGCGCTGGCGTCTCCGCGATCGTCGGCGCTGCCGCATCCGGTGTCTCCAAGCTGATCCTCGACGGCAACGTGAGCGCGGGGATCCTCCAGATCTCGGCGTCGAACACGTCGCCGGACTTCACCACGTGGGACGATGACGGACTCTACTTCCGCACCGCGCCCAGCGACCTGCTGCAGGGCGAGGTGCTCGGCAACCTGATCGCCGAGGACGGCGCCAAGACGCTCGGCATCATCTACCAGAACGACGCCTACGGCACCGGTCTGTTCGACGCCATCAAGACCACGTTCGAAGGTACCGGCGGCGAGGTCGTCGCAGATGCATCGTTCAACGTCGGTGACGCGCAGTTCGACGCACAGGTCGAGACCATCAAGGCGCAGAACCCTGACGCCGTCGCGATCGTCTCGTTCGACCAGTTCAAGACCATCGCGCCGCTGCTGGTGAACGCCGGCATCTCGGCCGACAAGTTCTACATGGTCGACGGCAACCTGTCCGACTACGGTGACGAGATCCCGGTCTCGCTCGAGGGCGCACAGGGAACCAAGGCAGGTCCCGTGCTCGAGGACGACTTCACCGATCGTCTCCAGACGTACTGGACGGGTGAGGGCAACCCCGAGGTCAAGGACTTCACGTACGCGGCTGAGGCGTACGACGCCGTTGTGCTGGTCGCCCTGGCTTCGCTTGCTGCCGGCTCCACGGAGGGCGCGGACATCGCGGCCAAGATGCAGGAGATCTCGGGTGGTTCCGGCGAAGGTGAGAAGTGCACGAGCTTCACCGACTGCGCCAAGATCATCAACGACGGTGGTACGGCCGACTACGACGGCTACTCCGGCGAGGTCACGTTCGACGAGAACGGCGACCCGCAGGGTGCCACGATCGGTATCTACAAGTACGGCGCGGACAACATGATCGCCCGTACCAACTGATCACAAGATCCGATCGCATGATCTGATCCCCACGAAGGCCCCGGATGCTGCATCCGGGGCCTTCGTCATGCCCGTGGGCCCTTCGACAAGCTCAGGGGCTGAGGGTGGTCGGGACCGACAGCCCTGCGGCTCCACCCTGATGGGTCGCTGAGTCTGTCGAAGCGCCAGCGAACGCCAGAGGGGCGGATGCCGCAGCATCCGCCCCTCTGGCGAAGACGTCCTCAGGCCGCGTCCGTGCCCAGTGTGCCGAGGTACAGGCCGATGACCTTGGGATCGTTCAGCAGATCGCGTCCCGTGCCCTCGTAGGCGTCCTTGCCCTGGTCGAGCACGTAGCCGCGGTCGCAGATCTGCAGGCAGCGCCGTGCGTTCTGCTCGACCATGATGGTCGTGACGCCGGCCTTGTTGATGTCCGAGACGCGGATGAACGCGTCGTCCTGCCGCACAGGGGAGAGGCCTGCGGACGGCTCGTCCAGGAGCAGGACGGACGGGTCCATCATGAGCGCTCGTGACATCGCGACCATCTGCCGCTCGCCACCCGACAACGAGCCTGCGCGCTGCTTGAGACGCTTGCCGAGTTCGGCGAAGATCCCCGTCACGAACTCGAGACGCTCCGTGTAGATCTTGGGGTTCTGGTAGAGCCCCATCTGCAGGTTCTCCTCGATGGAGAGCGACGGGAAGACGTTGTTCGTCTGAGGGACGAAGGCGACACCGCGCTTGACGAGCTTGTCGGCCTTGAGCCCGACGATGCTCTCGCCCTTCACGGTGATGTCGCCGCTGCGCACGTTCACGAGTCCGAAGATCGATTTCAGCAGCGTCGACTTGCCTGCGCCGTTGGGGCCGATGATGCCGATCAGTTCGCCCTGGCGGGCGACCAGATTCGCGCCGTTGAGGATGTTGACCCCGGGGAGGTACCCGGCGTGGACGTCCTTCAGCTCGACGACGATGTCATCGGCTGCGGGGGCCGTTTCCGCACTCATGCGTTGCCCTTCTCGTCGGGGCCGGGGGTGCTCGTCGCTTCGAGTTCTGCCTCGGCCTCTGCTTCGATCTTCTCGCGGAGTCGTCGGGCGGCGTCGTTCTCGATCACGGGGATGCGACCGGTCACGGCGCCGAGGTCGACGTCCTGGTGGGCGCCGAGATAGGCGTCGATGACCGCGGGGTCCTCCATGACCTCGTCGGGCGGACCTTCCGCGACGACGCGGCCTTCTGCCATCACCACGACCCAGTCCGCGATATGACGGACCATGTGCATGTCGTGCTCGACGAACAGGACCGTCATGCCCAGGCCCTTGAGGTCGAGGATGTGGTCGAGGAGCGACTGGGTGAGAGCCGGGTTGACGCCGGCCATCGGCTCATCGAGCATCACGAGGGTCGGATCGCTCATGAGCGCTCGCGCCATCTCGAGCAGCTTGCGCTGGCCACCGGACAGCGAGGCGGCGAAGTCCTTCTCCTTCGCATCGAGCTTGAAGCGCGCGAGCAGTTCGCGTGCCTTCCCCTCGATTTCGGTGTCCTGGGTGCGCCACAGGAAGGGGAAGAGGCTCGACCAGAACTTCTCGCCCCGCTGGTGAGGAGCGCCGAGCTTCATGTTCTCGAGCACGGTGAGCAGTGACAGCGACTTGGTCAACTGGAACGTGCGCACCTGGCCCATGCGGGCGACCTTGAAGGAGGGAACACCGGAGAGGCTGTTGCCGTCGAACGACCAGGTGCCGCTGTTGGGCTTGTCGAACCCGCAGAGCAGGTTGAACAGGGTCGTCTTGCCGGCGCCGTTCGGGCCGATCAGTGCGGTGATCGCGCCGCGCGGGATCTCGAGGTGATCGACGTCGACGGCGGTGAGACCGCCGAAGCGTCGCTGTACGGCGTCGACGACCAGGATCGGATCGACCTTGGCGACGCCTGGCTTCACGTCGCCCTTCGTCAGACCGGTGGTCTTCGGGCGTCGGATGCTCCCTGTCGTGGGGGCGGCGGGCGCCGCTCCCTCTGCGGAGGCGGGGACCGGTTCGGGATTCAGTTCATTTGACAAAGGTCATCTCCCTCTTGTCTCCGAGGATGCCCTGAGGGCGGAAGATCACGAGCAGCATGAGCGCGACGCCGACGAAGATGAACACCAGCGTCGACGCCTGGCTGTCGGACATCGGCAGGATGCCCGCCTTGGCCATCGACGGGAGCAGGTTCGCCATGAACGCGAACACGACCCAGAAGAGGATCGCGCCCAGCGTCGGACCGAATACCGTGGCGGCGCCGCCGAGGAGCAGAACAGTCCACAGGAAGAAGGTCAGCGAGGTCGAGTAGCTGCCGGGGACGACGGCAGAGGGGAGCACGAAGATGATCCCACCGGCCGCTCCGATCACACCACCGACGACGAGAGCCTGCATCTTGTAGGCGAAGACGTTCTTGCCGAGCGAACGCACGGCGTCCTCATCCTCGCGGATGCCCTTGAGCACGCGGCCCCAGGGGCTGCGCATCAACGACCACACCAGGAGGATGGCGACGAGCAGCACGATCAGGCCGAACACGCGGTTCCACAGGTCGTTGGCGCTGTACGTCCACGGGCCGAAGCCGTAGGTGCCAGGGGGGAACGGGTTCGCGTCGCGGAAGCCGCCGTTGTACTGGGCGAGACCGTCGGCGGAGTTGGTGAACTCGTCGAAGACCTGGGTCGTGAACAGCAGGCGCACGATCTCGCCTGCGGCGATGGTCGCGATGGCGAGATAGTCGGCGCGCAATCGCAGCGTGGGGATACCCAGCAGCACGGCGAAGAGTGCTCCGCCGAGCAGGCCGATCAACATGCCGACCCACCAGGGCAGGCCGAAGCTCAGCACGGAGATGGCATAGCCGTAGCCGCCGATGGCCATGAAGGCCGCCATACCGAAGTTGAGCAGTCCGGCATAGCCGAAGTGCACAGCGAGTCCGGTGGCCGCCAGCGCGTAGGCCAGCGTGACCGGGCTGAAGAGGTAGACGGCGGTGTTGGAGAAGATGCTTCCGAAGTCCATGGTGATCAGCCCAACCTTTCCCTGCGTCCCAAAAGCCCTTGTGGTCTGACGAGAAGGATCACGATGAGGACGACCAGCGCGCTCGCGTACTTCAGGTCGGACGGGATCCACAGCGTCGAGACCTCGACCGCGATCCCGACGATGAGCGAACCGACGAGTGCGCCGAACGCCGTGCCGAGACCGCCGAGGGTGATCGCGGCGAAGATCAGCAGCAGCATCTGCATGCCCATGTCCCACTTCACACCGGGGCGGAAGTACGCCCACAGGATGCCGGAGATCGCGGCCAGCGTGCCGGAGAGGATCCAGACGTACCGGACGACCTTGTCGACGTCGATGCCGGATGCCGCGGCGAGCTGCGGGTTGTCGGAGATGGCGCGTGTGGCCTTGCCGATGCGGGTGCGGGTGAGGAAGAAGGCCACCCCGAGGATCACGATGATGCTCACTCCCATCGCGATCAGGTCGATGTAGGAGAGGGAGATCGGCCCGAACTGGATCGGTGCGGGGCTGGCTCCGGGAAGCTGCCGGGTGCCGCCGCCGATCAGGTACTGGAATGCGTAGCGCAGTGCGAGCGAGAGACCGATGCTGACGATCATCAGCTGGACGACGCCGAGTCCTCGCCGTCGCAGGGGGCGCCAGAGCCCCGCGTCCAGTGCCCAGCCGAAGAGTCCGCCGCCGATCACGGCCGCGGCGATGCCGAGCCAGAGCGGAAGATGCCAGAAGGTCGTCGTGACCAGAGCCACCAGGCCGCCCC
It encodes:
- a CDS encoding branched-chain amino acid ABC transporter permease — translated: MGPTTLAVQRRRPWVVAFLGILIALSAFLLQPPASASAETTDDGQEVTDFYFAGVITFDDDPVEGVVMTIEGNGFKGETETDAEGKWRLYVPEKDKYTLTVDESTLPDGVIVDASLLPPGTQPIAGTTASFEVEFGLTGTKIMNLFLGEGERITVSFIDQLLSRLVGGLNFGLLLALASMGAALIYGTTRLSNFAHAEMVTWGGLVALVTTTFWHLPLWLGIAAAVIGGGLFGWALDAGLWRPLRRRGLGVVQLMIVSIGLSLALRYAFQYLIGGGTRQLPGASPAPIQFGPISLSYIDLIAMGVSIIVILGVAFFLTRTRIGKATRAISDNPQLAAASGIDVDKVVRYVWILSGTLAAISGILWAYFRPGVKWDMGMQMLLLIFAAITLGGLGTAFGALVGSLIVGIAVEVSTLWIPSDLKYASALVVLIVILLVRPQGLLGRRERLG
- the groES gene encoding co-chaperone GroES, with protein sequence MSVSIKPLEDRIVIKQVEAEQTTASGLVIPDTAKEKPQEGEVVAVGPGRIDDNGNRVPLDVAVGDRVLYSKYGGTEVKFGADEFLVLSARDVLAVVVR
- the rarD gene encoding EamA family transporter RarD — encoded protein: MTPDTTNRATQTAGVGFAGAAYLLWGVLPLYFLLLAPTGPWEVVAWRVLLSFVFCLLLLTAMRGWAAFHAIIRQPKLLGWTALAGLLIYVNWQVFLIGTLNNNVVETSLGYFINPITTVLLGVFVLKERIRRLQWAAIAIAAIAVIVIVVAHRSFPWIALSLTASFGIYGLIKKKIGPAVDAVSGLTLESFWLIPIAIVQLIIVAQTPAGLTMGTQGGWHATLLALAGVATAVPLLLFAAGTRRVNLTVIGMIQFITPVMQFIIGVAVLNEPMPPERWAGFIIVWIAITVFLVDLVLATRRGRLIAQAEFI
- a CDS encoding branched-chain amino acid ABC transporter permease, producing the protein MDFGSIFSNTAVYLFSPVTLAYALAATGLAVHFGYAGLLNFGMAAFMAIGGYGYAISVLSFGLPWWVGMLIGLLGGALFAVLLGIPTLRLRADYLAIATIAAGEIVRLLFTTQVFDEFTNSADGLAQYNGGFRDANPFPPGTYGFGPWTYSANDLWNRVFGLIVLLVAILLVWSLMRSPWGRVLKGIREDEDAVRSLGKNVFAYKMQALVVGGVIGAAGGIIFVLPSAVVPGSYSTSLTFFLWTVLLLGGAATVFGPTLGAILFWVVFAFMANLLPSMAKAGILPMSDSQASTLVFIFVGVALMLLVIFRPQGILGDKREMTFVK
- a CDS encoding ABC transporter substrate-binding protein, coding for MNALKGSRTAKVFAGIALLSASAVVVAGCSSTPSDEGTGGEKPAADLTLKLGSLLPQTGSLAFLGPPMESGVGLAVQEVNDAKAGVTIELTAEDEGDTDTKAYETSITKLQGAGVSAIVGAAASGVSKLILDGNVSAGILQISASNTSPDFTTWDDDGLYFRTAPSDLLQGEVLGNLIAEDGAKTLGIIYQNDAYGTGLFDAIKTTFEGTGGEVVADASFNVGDAQFDAQVETIKAQNPDAVAIVSFDQFKTIAPLLVNAGISADKFYMVDGNLSDYGDEIPVSLEGAQGTKAGPVLEDDFTDRLQTYWTGEGNPEVKDFTYAAEAYDAVVLVALASLAAGSTEGADIAAKMQEISGGSGEGEKCTSFTDCAKIINDGGTADYDGYSGEVTFDENGDPQGATIGIYKYGADNMIARTN
- a CDS encoding ABC transporter ATP-binding protein — its product is MSAETAPAADDIVVELKDVHAGYLPGVNILNGANLVARQGELIGIIGPNGAGKSTLLKSIFGLVNVRSGDITVKGESIVGLKADKLVKRGVAFVPQTNNVFPSLSIEENLQMGLYQNPKIYTERLEFVTGIFAELGKRLKQRAGSLSGGERQMVAMSRALMMDPSVLLLDEPSAGLSPVRQDDAFIRVSDINKAGVTTIMVEQNARRCLQICDRGYVLDQGKDAYEGTGRDLLNDPKVIGLYLGTLGTDAA
- a CDS encoding ABC transporter ATP-binding protein yields the protein MRRPKTTGLTKGDVKPGVAKVDPILVVDAVQRRFGGLTAVDVDHLEIPRGAITALIGPNGAGKTTLFNLLCGFDKPNSGTWSFDGNSLSGVPSFKVARMGQVRTFQLTKSLSLLTVLENMKLGAPHQRGEKFWSSLFPFLWRTQDTEIEGKARELLARFKLDAKEKDFAASLSGGQRKLLEMARALMSDPTLVMLDEPMAGVNPALTQSLLDHILDLKGLGMTVLFVEHDMHMVRHIADWVVVMAEGRVVAEGPPDEVMEDPAVIDAYLGAHQDVDLGAVTGRIPVIENDAARRLREKIEAEAEAELEATSTPGPDEKGNA
- a CDS encoding class I SAM-dependent methyltransferase; the protein is MEMSELQALLTPDGLELLDGLGPIDSTAEVTRAVSRLRAAGHSPDLVSAVVGQAHLRAKASAKFGAFAARMLFTRAGLEQATRLPVAVRHAQRIRRAGITNVADLGCGIGGDALAFAGAGLDVLAVDADEVTAAIAAYNLAPFGPVEGEGSGAVVRHGTAEEADLSTSGAVWMDPARRTSGHSETRRVSADDYSPSLDWAFDLASRVPTGIKLGPAHDRDALPGDAEAQWVSADGSVVELVVWTGALARTGVRRAALVMRGDRSHELTASADAEDEPARELGAFLHEPDGAVIRARLIGDVARSLDAGMLDPRIAYLTSDAAVTSPFVQTFRVRETMAANPKAISAVLKAEGIGTLEIKKRGVDIDPAAFRKKLTLRGDRSATLILARIGDQRRAILADRVPPAA